In Synergistetes bacterium HGW-Synergistetes-1, the genomic window GCTATAAATTCCAATTCCTATCTGCGGAGGGGGACAAGCTCCAGCCAATACCCATCAGGATCCTCGATGAAATAAATGCCCATATCCTTATTCTCATAACATATGCAGCACATCTTTTCATGGTGTGCGTGGGCAGCTTCGATATCCTTAACTGTGAAAGCAAGATGGAATTCAGCTTCTCCAAGGTCGTATTTTTCTGTCCTGTCGTGAAGGTACGTTAGTTCAAGCTGAAAATCTGTCTCTCCGTCACCGAGATAGACCAATGTGAAATCAGGTTTCTCGACCCGCCTTACTTCTTTCAGGCCCAGGGCTCCTTCGTAGAATTCCATGCTTTTTTTCAGATCAAGGACATTAAAATTAAAATGTGCAAATCTTGCTTTCATTAGGATCACCCTTTTTATGGTAGTAGTGTATCGTTATTCCTTAAGGCCTTTCTCTAGTTCCGTGCAGAAAAGTTTTACTGTTTTGAAAGCTCTTGTCAGCTCTCTTTTGCTTAGTGAAGAAAGGGCCTTGATCTCCCATTCGTGAAGGTCTTTTACCAGCTTTTCCGCAAGGTCTCTCCCTTCCGTGGTAAACCTTATCACCTTGCGCCGCCTGTCTTTTTCATGGGGGAATCTCCCGATGACAGACTTTCTTTCCAGCGCGTCGAGGGTCGCTGTCATAGTTTGCCGCGGTATCCCCAGATAGTCGGCAACCTCTGCAGGCTCGACTCCTTCAGGCCTCATATAGAGCTCCTCGATCAGGGTCATCGCACTGTTGGAGATGCCATGCTTCTGGGCCCAGCATGTGTATACCCTGTCATAGCGGCGCCATAGGTCGGAAAGTTCAAGCAGAGAATTAATTTCTTTATTATCCGTCTTTTTCATATGCCTGTATCGCCCCCTATATATTTTTATGAGCAAGGACATCCACTGAGACACCCCTTGATTCAACGAACCAGATAGTAACTAAGATAGCAGAGAGTACGATATTTGCAAAGGTCATAGACAGCCAGACACCGTCAAGTTTCCAGAATAATGGAAGCAGCCACAGGAAGAAGGGCAGTATTATCAGGGGATCGACGTATGTCAGAAACGACGAATTTCCGGAACGTCCTATCGACTGGTAATACGATGCACCGACCTTCGCGATCCCCACGAAGGGGAACATCGGTGAAGCAAGTATCAACCCTCTTGTTGCTATAGCCGCGGTAGTTCCGCTCATTGAGAAAAAACCCGGAATATATCCTGCAGAGACCAGCAACGCAGCAGAACAGAAGAGTCCTATCCCGAAGGCAGACGAAAAACCCATCCTTACAGTCAATTTCCTTCGTGCCGGCAGGGATGCGCCGTGATAATAACTTATTAAGGGCTGTATGCCTTCTGCCACACCTTCCTGAAGCATTATTCCGACAGGTATCACATAGCTTATCACTGAATATGCCGCTATGCCCTGTTCTCCTCCGTAAACAAGAGACTGCCAGTTATGCATGATCATAGTAAGGGCCGCAGCCATCTGTACACCAAAGGGAGGTATCCCCATGGTTATGATCCTTCCCGAAAAAACCAGAGATCTCCATACATTTTTAAATCTCAGCCTGACATTGGAACGGCCTCCGATAAAGTGATAAAAGAAAAGTACTGCAGTCAGCAGCTGTGAAAGAACTGTTGCCCAGGCCGCTCCCGCTACCCCGAAAGGAAATACAAGTACCCAGAGCCAGTCAAGGATGATATTCAGCACAAAACCGGATACCATTATGTACATGGATTTGCGCGGATAACCGTCGTTTCTGACCGCTCCGAGCAGGCCCATCGTGAATATCTGCGTGAAAGAAAATAGAAGCAGTATCAGGCCATAGACTAAAGAGAGGTGTGAAAGCTCTTCTGAGACATTAAAGGTTCCTATGAGCTTCGGCAGTGAGATGCCGAATGACAAGGATACCAAAAGGGAGGCAAGCACCATGAGCATCACCATTGAAGTAAGTATCCTCTCTGCAAGCCTCTCTCGCCCTCTTCCCCTGCTTATGGAAAGAAGAGCTCCTCCTCCGATCCCTATCCCTGCTCCCGCAGCTGTGGCAAACAGAGTGAAGGGATAGGCAATACCTATCGCCGCCAGACCTGAGTCTCCTGCTCCCATCCCTACAAAAAAACCGTCAACTATCGTATATACACCGCTCAAAAGCTGGGATGCGAGGGCAGGAAGTACAAACCTGCAGAAAAGAAGGGACATATCCTTATAATTTTTGGCTTTAAGGGCCACCATACTAACAACTCCATATAATCCTATTTCGTATTATCCATATATGGATTTTACAACATTTTACTATTTTGTCAACATGGATAAATGAGCAATACTCTCGATTGCGGTAAAAAAGATAAGATGCTAACCTCACTATTGTATTTGACCGGAAACTGAAAAATGCGAAACGGGGTAACTTATGAGAGAGTGCGTTCAGGAAACATGCGAGATACAACATCTTAATATGACGACACAGCCGATACCGGGTCTGGTGATAAGGCTTGCCGTGCCGACTGTCATAAGCATGCTCGTGACGGCTTTATACAATACAGCAGACACTTTCTTCGTTTCAAGGCTTGGAACGAGCGCCAGCGGCGCAGTCGGCATAGTCTTTTCGATAATGGCGATCTTCCAGGCTATAGGCTTTACTTTCGGGACAGGCGCTGCCAGTATGATATCCAGAAAACTCGGCGCCCGGGAGACCGAGGCTGCGAGCAGGTATGCCTCCAGCTCTTTTTTTCTGGCATTTGGGTCAGGCCTGATTTTCACCCTTTACGGACTCTTTTCCCTTGATGACTTTATGTTGAGGCTCGGATCTACAGAAACGATCCTTCCCTATGCAAAAAGCTACGCAATGTACATCCTGCTTGGCGCGCCGATAATGTGCACATCTTTTGTCATGAACAATGTGCTCAGGGCTGAGGGCAAGGCAGCTTTCGCAATGGTCGGACTTGTGACCGGAGCCCTGCTCAATATAGTGCTGGATCCGATATTCATCTTCACCTTCGGCCTCGGCATATCAGGGGCAGCGATCGCAACGCTGATTTCCCAGTGCATAAGTTTTTCAATTCTTCTCTCTGTTTTCATACTCCGAAAGAGCAGCATAAGGATCAGCATCAGAAACATTTCAAGGAAACCGAAAGAATTTTTCGACATCCTGACCCTTGGTACCCCCTCTCTATGCAGGCAGGGACTTGCAAGCATAGCAACAGTGGCCCTCAATGTTGCTGCCTCGGCATATGGCGACGCCGCTGTAGCCGCCATGTCGATAGTGGGACGCACATTTATGCTCGTCTTATCCATGATGATAGGCCTGGGACAGGGGTTCATGCCTGTGTCCGGATATAACTACGGCGCGAAGAATTACGCCCGTGTGAAAGAGGCGTTCTGGTTCACAGTGAAAACCGGCTTGTTGATAATGGCAGTGACAGCAGTGACCGGTTTTGTGATGGCGCCTGGGATAGTATCGGCATTCAGGAGAGAGGACGCAGAGGTCATCGCAATAGGGACCCTGGCCATGCGGCTCCAATTTTCTGCCCTCATCCTACAGCCGCTTTTCGTATCGACAAATATGCTTTTTCAGTCAACGGGGCATGCAGCAAGAGCGACCTTTCTTGCCTGCAACAGGCAGGGAGTATATTTTCTCCCCCTTATTCTGATCCTGCCATCACTATTCGGCATAACAGGAGTCCAGATAACACAGCCCATATCAGATATACTGAGTTTCCTCACATGCATCCCTTTTTTGTATCTTTTCATGAAAAAGCTGAATAAGCTTGAAAAAGAAAAAATTTCCTGATGGCTGAAGGCGTGCTGCGTTTTAAGGAACGATCTCTGACTGAGGGAAATATAACCCCGCAGCTTATAAAATTCGCGCTCCCTTACATGTCTGCGAACCTTCTCCAGGCACTTTATGGAGCGGTCGATACAGTGATAGTCGGGCACTTCACAAACGCGGCGGGACTTTCGGCCGCCGCAATAGGAAGCCAATTCATGTTCCTTATCAACGGCGTCATAATCGGTCTTTCAATGGGAGGAACGATCCTGATCGCCAGATATTTCGGTGCAAAATCAGATACTGACATCAAAGAGACTATAGGGACAATGTTTACTCTCTTTGCTATTGTAAGCATTGCTCTGACCCTGATAATGTTTGCTGCCGTAAAGCCTCTGGTAAGCCTTATTCAGACTCCCCCTGAGGCAGTCTCCCAGACAGAGGGATATATTTTCATAAGCTCCGCGGGCATTTCTTTTATGTTTGCATACAACGCACTCAGCGCTATGCTGAGGGGGTTCGGGGATTCCAAAAGTCCGCTTGTCTTCGTTGCCATAGCATCAGTCTGCAACGTCATAGGCGATCTGATCCTGGTCGCTGTCTTCAAAATGGGCGCTCCCGGCGCTGCACTGGCTACAATACTCTCCCAGGGGCTGAGCGCAGTCCTGGCTGTTATATATCTGAAAAAACAAAGTTTCCATTTCGACTTCAAGCTCGACAGTTTCCGCATCAAGAGAGAAAAACTTAAAAACCTGCTCAAAATAGGGCTGCCTATGTCTGTCCAGATGTCAATGACAACAGTTTCATTCATGTTCATAATGGCCACTGTAAGTGTGATGGGTGGCGTTGTCGCATCCGCTGCCATCGGTATCACCTCAAAGATAAACGGGTTTGTAATGCTCCCTCCCATCGCCTTTTCAGCTGCTATTTCTGCAATGGTCTCGCAGAATATGGGGGCCGGCCGGCCCAAAAGGGCAATAAAATGTCTATACGTCGGGATCTCGGTCACGTTGATATTCGGAGTGATATCGTTTGCCCTGCTTCAGTTCTTTTCTCCGGCTGTAATAAAAATATTCACTCCTGATATAGAGCTGATAAGAGCGACTTCCCTCTACCTGAAGTCGTTCAGCATCGACTGCATCCTTGTATGTTTCGTCTTCTGCCTCAACGGATTTTTCAACGGATGCGGGCACACGAGGTTCAGCATGGTCAACAACCTGATGGCCGCGTTTTTGATAAGAGTTCCTGCAACCTGGCTTTTAAGCAAAATTCCAGGAGCAGATCTCTTCAGCATAGGCTTCGCGACCCCCATGTCATCACTGCTCTCGATCACCATAGGTATAATATATCTGAGAAGCGGAAGATGGAAAAGTCTTAAACTTTCATAAGGAGATGAACGTATGCAGAAACTGGATGAAATAATTTTGAAAAGGCAAAGCTGCCGGAGCTACGAGACAAAGCCTGTGACAAAGGAAGATATAAGCAAATGTCTTGATGCCGCAAGACTGGCCCCGTCGGCCTGCAACAGCCAGCCATGGAAATTTACAGTGGTCACTGAACCGGAAACGAAAGCGAAGCTCGCCAACCTTCTGCAGATCGTGGGAGGAAACAAATTCGCAGACGCGGCTCCGGTGCTTATAGCAGTCAGTGAAGATGAATGCCCCAAACTTATGCCGGGAGTGCTTGAGAGATGGAGCTGCAAACACTTTGCCCATGGCGACATCGGCATAGCAATAGCACACTTCACGCTGAAGGCTGCAGAATCAGACCTTGCAACATGCATAATGGGAACCTTTGAGGACAGTGATGTTAAGGAACTGCTCAACATCCCCAGGGGAGACACTGTACGGGCGGTAATTGCCCTCGGTTATCCGTCGGACGATAAGATAAGGGATAAAAACAGGAAAGAACTCAGCGAGATAGTCCGTTTTATCGATTAAAAGAAAAAGCTCACTCTATTTCCAGAGTGAGCTCAGTTTGGCATATTCTGTATCATCTTCCATGTGCCGCAGTGAGTGCAGGAAACGCCTGCCCTCACTGCAGAGCATTTCCTGAGTGAGGCAGCGCACCCGGGTGCGCGGTATGGCGTGTAAGAACTCTGACTCCACATGAACAGGCGCAAGCCCTTCGCTGACTTTATCCGGCACAGTATCCAGCGCCCAGTTGAAGAAGACCGCATGGTTCGTGTGGTCATTGACGTCAAGATCCTGCCAGCGCACCTTCCACTTCTCCTCTATCTGCGGATCTGTCAGTTCCGGCACTCTCACGTCCTCGGGAAGCACTTCCGAGATCCTCTCCATGAAACCCGTCATCAGCTCGCTCTTGTCGAGACGGATCGGCCTCTCTCTCTTAAGGTCCAGCAGGACCCACCATGTATAGGCGGAACCGAGGAAATCGCCCGCTCCGTTCCACAGCTTGTAAGAACGGAGGGAGTAAAGGTTATGGTAAGGTTCCGCATAAGTCTTGATCCTTATCGTCCCATCCTCTTTGAGGGGGTATTTCTGAAGATCTATACGATACTTCCTAAGGAACCATGTCACATTGTGCTCAAGGGTCTGCCTGACAGAGAGATTGTATTTTGAGGCATCGATGTCCGCCATCTCCTGGAACATCTCCAGGAGAACTCCAAACTTCAGCCTTCCTTTGGGGTCGATCCCGCTGAAAGGGATCTGGTTTTCAATTTCAGTCATCGAGGTAACAGTCGAAGTAACCCTGTATATATACTACCGGGGTGCCTTTGTCCCCCGAGCCCGAGGTAAGGTCGCAGAGCGATCCGATAAGGTCCGTCATCCGCCTCGGAGTGGTCCCAAGCGTGCAGTGTCCGAACTTGTCCATTTCGCCCTTCGACTCAATGGCCTCGCGGATCGCATCAGACGGGTCCTTGTCCCCTGCGTTGTCTGCAACATACTTGAACTTTATCTCCTTTGGCATCCCGTTCAGGCCCTCTGTATAACCGGGCGACACCACAGGATCCGCCAGCTCCCATATACCGCAGACAGGATCTTTGAAAGCTCCGTCTCCGTATACCAGCACTTCGAGCTTTTTGCCGGTACGGTCAAAAAGATCCTTCTGGAGCTCTCTGACAAAGTCATCACAATCCCTGGGAAAGAGTTTCACAGAGTCGTCGTTTGTATAGTTGGATCCAAGCAGGCCGTACTCTTCATTGAAACCTGCCCCATCCCTTATGGGTGAGCTGCATATCTCATCAAGCGAGATCACATTTGCCCCTGCTTTTTCAAGGATATCCCTGTGGAGCTTCCTGGTATGTATACTTGCCACTATCACTGTATTTGAGAAACTGAGCGCAGCAAGGGGATTATTGGCGAAATGTACGGATACCTTTTCAGGGTCTATCGATTTGTAAAGCTGCACGTAATCGACGCCGGTAAAGGGATGTCTGCATTCCCCGAAGACCTCGTAATACTCTTTTTCATCAAAGCTGTCGCAGGACAGTCTGTCACTGTTGAGGTAAAAATTCATCGGATCAATGACCTGGTTGCCAACTTCATCCGATGGATAGGAGAGAAATACACGAACCTTGCCCCTGACACCGTTCACTATCCCCCTGAGCAGCTGATGAAACCTGTTTCTGCTCAATATGGGGAAAATGATGGAGACATCACCTTCCGGGACCCTTTTTTTTACATCCTCAGATATATCAGAAAGGGTCACATAATTTCCCTGAGACCGTGCAACAAGTGATTCCGTCACTCCAACTATATCACTGTCCCTGATAACGAACGGATCCCTCTCATTTTCAGATGCGGCAACGATCGTATCGGAAATTATATTTATCAGATCTGCACCTTTAGTTATTACCGGCAGACGGATACCTCTGGAAGCTGCTCCAACATAGCGCATGATATCTTTCCTCCCAAAACGGGCATATTTTATAAAAACCAACTATGTATTTTACCATGAATTGCAGGATGAAACACCCTGCGGGAGTCGGTCGGTAGTCGGTGGGGAATCAGTTGGGAATCAATTGGAGGGACGGGAACGAGAAACACCCACGGGGGAATTGCGGCGTGGATAATGCCGCGGTGAATTGGGACTTAACTGCGATCGGGAAGTGCGGCGTGAATATGCCGCGCGAAGTGGCGATCTCATCGCCGGGAAGCGGTTGGGAAGCAATTGGTCAAACGGTTGTAAGAATTTGAGATACTAGCTTCTTATCGTCTTCCCGGTATGGGGTTGTCGGGAGAGCACCGTTTTCCATCAGGAAACAGCGCTCTCCTGACAGGCCCATACGGGAATGACCTAAAGGGTCCAGATTTTACGATAGTCCCATATCGCAATTGGGATTTAGAGCGAGTGATAACGACGCAACACGCAGCGGAGCCTTTCGAAGGCGTATATCAATACGTTGAAGGAAGGCTCCGCAAGCGTTGCTAAGTCAGCGCCGCTATAAATCCCAATTGCTATTGACAGCAAGGGGGAAGTGGCTGTATTATCTCGTGCAATCATTATAAGATCTGACTTCAAAAAACAAAGGAGGCTCGCGAAAATGCCGGCTGATATGTTCAGAAACGTTTCCTATTATTACGCATATTCTTATCCTCGCTGCGATCACGCCTCGGGGCTATTGGTGTTTTCTGCGAAGTCTGAGTCAGCATAGGGATATTTCTGCTGGATGACACTTCAAGGACCGCCGACCCGAGGGCCGGCGGTCCTTTTTTGTTGATCACACGGATCTGCATTTTATACCAAATGTAAAAAATTGATCGGAGGAATTATAAATGTTAAATACTGATATGTGGGTAATAGTTTCAGGGGCTTCGCTTTTGTGGAGTGCGGCATGGTCGATAATGAAGATCATCAGGTCGGTGAAATAAAATGTTTACTTTTGCCCCCCTCTGGATCGGATACGCTGTACTCCTTGTCCTTATAGCCAAATACTCAAGAAGCAGGGACGCGCTGCTTCCGGGAAAAGTTGGCGTAGCTGTTCAGGCCCTTGCATATGTCGCCACATATATTTCTGCTGTGGCGCTGGTCGGGTTCGGCGGCCTCTGTTACATCTTCGGGATGCAGATGCTCCTGATCGCGGCGGGCAACGTCTGGCTCGGGACATGGTTCGTCTACCGTTACCTCGCATGGCCTACAAGGCTGTGGCAGAGGAAGCTTAATTCAAAAACACCGGCTGAATTCCTCTCAAAGGCATTTGAGACCCCGAAGCTGCAGGTATTCCTCGGCTTCATATCGACAGTACTGCTTATAATTTACGGTTCAGCAGTATTCAAAGGCGCAGCAGTCATGGTCTCCGGAGTACTGCCTATCTCCACAAACACCGCGCTTGCCCTCCTTGTGGCCGTTGTAGGGATAAGCGTCGTCTGGGGGGGGCTGAGGGGCGTTCTTTACACTGAAGCCTTCCAGGGGCTTGTAATGATAGTCGGAGTCGGTGCCCTTCTCTTCTCTCTGCTTCGAGAGGTTGGCGGTCCGATAACAGGTCTCCAGGCACTGGCGGCGCTTCCTCCTACAGAGGCTGCAAACAACGGTTTTCTGGCGTTGAGCAGCGGTCCTGCCGGGCTCAATATTATCTTCCTTACCATAGTGACATCGGTCGGCATCTGGGCACAGCCTCAGATGATACAGAGACACTTCGCCCTCAAGAGCACCCAGGAGACAAGAAAAGCTGCTCCGCTGGCTATGCTTGCGCTCTCTGTCGTGGTCGGCGGAGCCTA contains:
- a CDS encoding MATE family efflux transporter gives rise to the protein MRECVQETCEIQHLNMTTQPIPGLVIRLAVPTVISMLVTALYNTADTFFVSRLGTSASGAVGIVFSIMAIFQAIGFTFGTGAASMISRKLGARETEAASRYASSSFFLAFGSGLIFTLYGLFSLDDFMLRLGSTETILPYAKSYAMYILLGAPIMCTSFVMNNVLRAEGKAAFAMVGLVTGALLNIVLDPIFIFTFGLGISGAAIATLISQCISFSILLSVFILRKSSIRISIRNISRKPKEFFDILTLGTPSLCRQGLASIATVALNVAASAYGDAAVAAMSIVGRTFMLVLSMMIGLGQGFMPVSGYNYGAKNYARVKEAFWFTVKTGLLIMAVTAVTGFVMAPGIVSAFRREDAEVIAIGTLAMRLQFSALILQPLFVSTNMLFQSTGHAARATFLACNRQGVYFLPLILILPSLFGITGVQITQPISDILSFLTCIPFLYLFMKKLNKLEKEKIS
- a CDS encoding transporter, whose amino-acid sequence is MFTFAPLWIGYAVLLVLIAKYSRSRDALLPGKVGVAVQALAYVATYISAVALVGFGGLCYIFGMQMLLIAAGNVWLGTWFVYRYLAWPTRLWQRKLNSKTPAEFLSKAFETPKLQVFLGFISTVLLIIYGSAVFKGAAVMVSGVLPISTNTALALLVAVVGISVVWGGLRGVLYTEAFQGLVMIVGVGALLFSLLREVGGPITGLQALAALPPTEAANNGFLALSSGPAGLNIIFLTIVTSVGIWAQPQMIQRHFALKSTQETRKAAPLAMLALSVVVGGAYFASALSRLILGPGITNPDIVLPTLVHKLLPVFGQQLFALAIVSASLSTASALLHIASGSLGRDVLKKHLTGWSWRIVVIFCTACSGIFALKSSSIIALICATSWTILACSILVPYLALLIQGPKAGSKAAFSSSVLGLAGTLAWYLLAYKPTSMGISGISAPGIIGAIHPILPGVASSFTAFILFAKKGTFTMPALSGSAAASEEDMPIR
- a CDS encoding lactoylglutathione lyase, with the protein product MKARFAHFNFNVLDLKKSMEFYEGALGLKEVRRVEKPDFTLVYLGDGETDFQLELTYLHDRTEKYDLGEAEFHLAFTVKDIEAAHAHHEKMCCICYENKDMGIYFIEDPDGYWLELVPLRR
- a CDS encoding F420-0--gamma-glutamyl ligase encodes the protein MMRYVGAASRGIRLPVITKGADLINIISDTIVAASENERDPFVIRDSDIVGVTESLVARSQGNYVTLSDISEDVKKRVPEGDVSIIFPILSRNRFHQLLRGIVNGVRGKVRVFLSYPSDEVGNQVIDPMNFYLNSDRLSCDSFDEKEYYEVFGECRHPFTGVDYVQLYKSIDPEKVSVHFANNPLAALSFSNTVIVASIHTRKLHRDILEKAGANVISLDEICSSPIRDGAGFNEEYGLLGSNYTNDDSVKLFPRDCDDFVRELQKDLFDRTGKKLEVLVYGDGAFKDPVCGIWELADPVVSPGYTEGLNGMPKEIKFKYVADNAGDKDPSDAIREAIESKGEMDKFGHCTLGTTPRRMTDLIGSLCDLTSGSGDKGTPVVYIQGYFDCYLDD
- a CDS encoding NAD(P)H nitroreductase, which gives rise to MQKLDEIILKRQSCRSYETKPVTKEDISKCLDAARLAPSACNSQPWKFTVVTEPETKAKLANLLQIVGGNKFADAAPVLIAVSEDECPKLMPGVLERWSCKHFAHGDIGIAIAHFTLKAAESDLATCIMGTFEDSDVKELLNIPRGDTVRAVIALGYPSDDKIRDKNRKELSEIVRFID
- a CDS encoding MATE family efflux transporter, with translation MAEGVLRFKERSLTEGNITPQLIKFALPYMSANLLQALYGAVDTVIVGHFTNAAGLSAAAIGSQFMFLINGVIIGLSMGGTILIARYFGAKSDTDIKETIGTMFTLFAIVSIALTLIMFAAVKPLVSLIQTPPEAVSQTEGYIFISSAGISFMFAYNALSAMLRGFGDSKSPLVFVAIASVCNVIGDLILVAVFKMGAPGAALATILSQGLSAVLAVIYLKKQSFHFDFKLDSFRIKREKLKNLLKIGLPMSVQMSMTTVSFMFIMATVSVMGGVVASAAIGITSKINGFVMLPPIAFSAAISAMVSQNMGAGRPKRAIKCLYVGISVTLIFGVISFALLQFFSPAVIKIFTPDIELIRATSLYLKSFSIDCILVCFVFCLNGFFNGCGHTRFSMVNNLMAAFLIRVPATWLLSKIPGADLFSIGFATPMSSLLSITIGIIYLRSGRWKSLKLS